The Plasmodium vinckei vinckei genome assembly, chromosome: PVVCY_06 genome contains a region encoding:
- a CDS encoding DNA polymerase alpha catalytic subunit A, putative, giving the protein MSNVFDKIRKQRSKECKATDFYEVKNQNDDIYEVVDEDGYMENRNSLKSFIVGDDKNYDSSDDVILETVDYSMITKRNAEKEIKPKRNTQIDDFIREKKIQKIFSSGKLTKEEISKTRNIERMMEDNSTSSDSDGPYGKMNIKRKTRDSCDSYYNNRHIQYNNSSNNNIYGKKNSQTHKPQESSMYTKLVKDNKVDIDLTSDKMKNNFFNSDAEQNEEDNGNADKKRKSEIVTDEPNKIVKTISSNTTFKDNIKQEQNVNTINKNIENENNLKTFSPVDIGIEIGGEHKLDGTNLKYENLDKDNENSGDEKNNVNESILKNKYDELIISEDTGYVNIYVFDICKHKNSIILFGRTLTKLKRYKSISIYIEDMDRCYYFLLNKNKKYIKDGIEITYEHEKYKNFIMLDFVSEFKKIREYHNIKMAKYKIVSRKNLNLSSNTDELYAKVLYSYNHDNISEQFAKGDTYSSFYCCNDDIVENFIIKKNMKMPCWIKVKDLKNNFSNNITYCYFDCTVSSKKNIFTLEKFSDKKSNDPSNAPSNNISTNNSTNTGATPDESLKKIDNNTPTNFIDIDLNKLVIKVVSVLNEENNHEILSICSLVDADGMKYINFFGICVKPNKKGQTPNINSNSNDSQNGIYPYNRNNCKIFPSEKLLLQAFLNKIRTIDVDIYIGYNILNFDLEFLIHRCHVNHIDPGFLSRKKKLKKTDKMKVNKFSGTNSTGSIYNIVQNIKGRLIVDIYALSKDTIKLTSYSMDEIIDGVRTKFQEKVKQQTNSNNVGTSNNNSTNQTNKNKSRENIPNVFKDFIVNDINLINCSNIHLYDSEQILENNLNTYINSQIFSIYEIYNVCNILQLIEKSRDLTKLSGYIWSRSLLSYTSECVEYFLLHEYHKKKYITPIIIKKKQKIENDTNKSKNTAKYLGGLVLEPLCGYYDTYVLYLDFNSLYPSIIIEYNICFSTFNMKNYLASSDSTSKELQEEIEKKNIINYDESDVNQIDNTDEPVGDLSNIDYFDKTKPGILPSILKQLVEKRAFIKKLIASEKNKEKKELLLVQSLSIKLISNSIYGCLGNTHNRFYAKYIASYITQKGRNLLQHTKFKVEKEFNLTVIYGDTDSIMIDTGIKSSDINNYKESLKLAHTIKNNINKNYKKLELDLECIFSKLLLLKKKKYACAKVIDPNLGKYEYEMKGINFIKRDFCKISKLIGNELLRIIFSNKEYKPGQPNASTSSLNHADDLSIQNDLSEQIHEYLRSIYHRIQNDEFDLDHYVITKKLTKNVHEYQEKNSLGHVLVAERMIKDGYNICVNKEIQYCVCTNEDALKFYNKGNEKLNSSLCCFSISEIKKYNLKIDKDYYIRNQILLPINRLCEYIEGTNVEKISSCFNIYNVKEIKTEEQNEESYLETNVLSLLSESEERFKNIHLKGFLTCHNCSHNIKPVVFIKYFRCNKCLSLLAIEQIRNYIFSFIDHLCSTFYKQMYICNSCLVKTRRVFLKDYNNCPNLNCDNPKNALKPLLSKKYIYSILEYFLYLLKGNLLVIPPKLHEKGEPKSEDQTDTQSENKVDVKSENKTDAKSGEEPEEYATDVNVSVFINDGYKTNILSKDQLVKNNKKNGFKIESYDNICRNKELNLSITKGLQMKFPNISNFITYLNLKNNTFSINYNDERNTIRESIQNIIQNDIYSQIFFDNIFSVFHLSIASKVSKL; this is encoded by the exons atgagtaatgtttttgataaaataagGAAGCAGAGATCAAAAGAATGTAAGGCAACAGACTTTTATGAg GtgaaaaatcaaaatgatgatatatatgaagTAGTCGACGAAGATGGATATATGGAAAATAGAAATTCGCTAAAAAGTTTTATTGTTGGAG acgacaaaaattatgattcAAGCGATGACGTGATATTAGAAACGGTCGACTATAGCATGATCACCAAAAGAA ATGCCGAGAAGGAAATCAAACCAAAGCGAAACACCCAAATTGACGACTTCATtcgtgaaaaaaaaattcaaaaaatattttctagCGGAAAATTAACTAAAGAAGAGATATCTAAAACACGGAACATCGAGAGAATGATGGAAGATAATTCCACATCAAGTGACAGTGATGGACCATATggtaaaatgaatataaagaGAAAAACAAGAGACTCTTGTGActcatattataataataggCACATACAATATAACAAtagtagtaataataatatttatggcaaaaaaaatagtcaAACTCATAAACCTCAAGAAAGTAGTATGTACACTAAACTCGTTAAAGATAATAAAGTTGATATAGATTTGACAAGtgataaaatgaaaaataatttttttaattctgatgcagaacaaaatgaagaagataATGGAAATGctgataaaaaaagaaaaagtgAAATTGTAACTGATGAGCCAAACAAAATCGTAAAGACTATCAGTTCTAACACCACTTTTAAAGACAATATTAAACAAGAACAAAATGTTAAtactataaataaaaatatagaaaatgaaaataatttaaaaacttTTAGCCCAGTAGATATAGGAATAGAAATTGGTGGTGAACACAAACTAGATGgaacaaatttaaaatatgaaaatttagataaagacaatgaaaatagtggagatgaaaaaaataatgtaaatgaaagtatattaaaaaataaatatgacgAGTTAATAATAAGTGAAGATACAGgttatgtaaatatatatgtattcgatatatgtaaacataaaaatagtattatattatttggtagaacattaacaaaattaaaaagatataaaagtataagtatatatattgaagATATGGATAGATgttattactttttattaaataaaaataaaaaatatataaaagatgGAATTGAAATTACATATGAgcatgaaaaatataaaaattttattatgctAGATTTTGTCTctgaatttaaaaaaattagagaATATcataacataaaaatggcaaaatataaaattgtttcaAGAAAAAATCTAAACTTATCATCAAATACTGATGAACTATATGCAAaagttttatattcatataaccATGACAATATTAGTGAACAGTTTGCTAAAGGAGATACTTATTCATCTTTTTATTGTTGCAACGATGATATTgtagaaaattttattattaaaaaaaatatgaagatGCCTTGTTGGATTAAAGTtaaagatttaaaaaataatttctctaataatataacatattGTTATTTCGATTGTACTGTTAGttcaaagaaaaatatatttactttaGAAAAATTTTCTGATAAAAAATCTAATGATCCATCTAATGCACCTTCTAATAATATCTCGACCAACAATTCTACAAATACCGGTGCAACACCTGATGagtctttaaaaaaaatagacaaTAATACCCCAACCAATTTTATAGACATCGATTTAAACAAACTTGTTATAAAAGTTGTCTCAGTTcttaatgaagaaaataatcatGAAATTTTGAGTATATGTAGTTTAGTAGATGCAGATggaatgaaatatattaatttttttggaaTATGCGTTAaaccaaataaaaaaggacaAACCCCAAATATTAACAGCAATTCAAATGATAGCCAAAATGGaatatatccatataatagaaataattgtaaaatatttcctagtgaaaaattattattacaagcctttttaaataaaataagaacAATAGATGTAGATATATACATaggatataatattttaaattttgatcTCGAATTTCTAATACATAGATGTCATGTTAATCATATAGATCCTGGGTTTTTaagtagaaaaaaaaaattaaaaaaaacagacaaaatgaaagtaaataaatttagtGGGACAAATAGTACTGGgtctatatataatatcgTGCAAAATATTAAAGGACGGTTAATAGttgatatatatgcattatcTAAAGATACAATTAAATTAACTAGCTATTCTATGGATGAAATAATTGATGGAGTAAGAACAAAGTTTCAAGAGAAAGTGAAACAACAAacaaattcaaataatgtAGGAacatcaaataataattctacTAACcaaacaaacaaaaataaatctcGTGAAAATATTCCAAATGTTTTCAAAGATTTTATAgttaatgatataaatttgataaATTGTAGTAACATACATCTATATGATTCTGAACaaattttagaaaataatttaaatacatatataaacagTCAAATATTTagtatatatgaaatatataatgtatgtaatattttacaattaaTTGAAAAAAGTAGAGACTTAACAAAATTAAGTGGATATATATGGTCGAGAAGTTTACTCTCTTACACTAGCGAATGTGTCGAATATTTTCTACTACATGaatatcataaaaaaaaatatatcacaccaataataattaaaaaaaaacaaaaaatagaaaatgataccaacaaatcaaaaaatacaGCAAAATATTTAGGAGGTCTAGTTTTAGAACCTCTTTGTGGATATTACGATACATATGTACTTTACCTCGATTTTAATAGTTTATACCCATCTATAATTatagaatataatatatgctttAGCACctttaatatgaaaaattatttagcATCATCAGATTCTACATCTAAAGAATTACAAGAAgaaatcgaaaaaaaaaatataataaattatgatgAGTCAGATGTAAATCAAATAGATAATACAGATGAACCTGTTGGTGATCTATCAAATattgattattttgataaaacaAAACCAGGTATTTTACCatcaattttaaaacaattagTTGAAAAAAGagcatttattaaaaaattaattgcaagtgaaaaaaataaagaaaaaaaagaattactTCTTGTTCAATCATTGTCTATAAAACTTATTAGTAATAGTATCTATGGTTGTTTAGGAAATACACACAATCGATTTTATGCTAAATATATTGCATCATATATTACACAAAAAGGTAGAAACTTATTACAACACACCAAATTTAAAGTTGAAAAGGAGTTTAATCTTACAGTAATATATGGTGATACAGATTCTATTATGATAGACACTGGAATAAAATCTTCAGacattaataattataaagaatCATTAAAGTTAGCTCatactataaaaaataatataaataaaaattataaaaaattagaatTAGATTTAGAATGTATTTTTAGTAAACtacttttattaaaaaaaaaaaaatatgcttgTGCTAAAGTTATTGATCCTAATCTaggaaaatatgaatatgaaATGAAAGggattaattttataaaaagagatttttgtaaaatttcAAAACTTATTGgaaatgaattattaagAATCATTTTCTCAAACAAAGAATACAAACCTGGTCAGCCAAATGCATCCACTTCTTCTCTTAATCATGCTGACGATCTTTCTATTCAAAACGACCTTTCAGAGCAAATCCACGAGTACCTTCGCTCCATCTATCATCGCATCCAAAACGACGA GTTCGATCTTGACCACTACGTGATCACCAAGAAACTGACAAAGAACGTCCACGAGTATCAGGAGAAAAACTCGTTAGGCCATGTACTGGTAGCAGAACGAATGATAAAAGATGGATATAACATATGtgtaaataaagaaatacaaTATTGTGTATGTACAAATGAAGAtgcattaaaattttataataaagggaatgaaaaattaaatagttCATTATGTTGTTTTAGTATtagtgaaataaaaaaatataatttaaaaattgataaagattattatattcgaaatcaaatattattacctATAAATAGACTTTGTGAATATATTGAAGGAACaaatgtagaaaaaatatcatcatgctttaacatatataatgttaaagaaataaaaacagaagaacaaaatgaagaatCCTATTTAGAAACAAATGTTTTATCATTGTTAAGTGAATCAGAAGaaagatttaaaaatatacatttaaaaGGTTTTCTTACTTGTCATAATTGCTCtcataatataaaaccagttgtatttataaaatattttcgaTGTAATAAGTGTTTATCACTTTTAGCAATCGAGCAAAtaagaaattatattttttcatttatagaCCATTTATGTTCtacattttataaacaaatgtatatatgcaattCATGCTTAGTAAAAACACGAAGAGTATTCTTAAAGGACTATAATAATTGCCCAAACCTTAATTGTGATAATCCTAAAAATGCATTAAAAccattattatcaaaaaaatatatctattCAATTTTAGAATATTTCCTATACCTTCTAAAAGGAAATCTACTTGTCATACCACCCAAGTTACACGAAAAGGGAGAACCCAAATCGGAGGATCAAACAGATACACAATCTGAGAATAAAGTAGATGTAAAATCTGAAAACAAAACAGATGCAAAATCTGGGGAAGAACCCGAGGAATATGCAACAGATGTTAATGTGTCTGTATTTATTAATGATGgatataaaacaaacatATTAAGTAAAGATCAactagtaaaaaataataaaaaaaatggatttaaaatagaatcatatgataatatttgtagaaacaaagaattaaatttaaGTATTACTAAAGGTTTACAAATGAAATTTccaaatatttcaaattttataacgtatcttaatttaaaaaataatacattttctATCAATTATAATGATGAAAGAAATACAATCAGAGAATcaattcaaaatattatacaaaacGATATATATTCTCAAATATTCTTCGACAACATTTTTTCGGTCTTCCACTTATCCATTGCTTCTAAAGTTTCCAAGCTATAG
- a CDS encoding mitochondrial ribosomal protein S12 precursor, putative, translating into MISALANTINKNVVSFYVSGNYCSPISHLPKTGLFGIYSHKLYVQSNNKIVLKNVKKIKNDTNSIHRHEELCSPAYIGTHFNSENLNYYDQKENKTNYLTKIGCGNAYDSNITFGIYPILSTFVKFNKFIGKCQFSTKNIRGRMFYKRRPKQIPKLKKKNWRSKWLEGAPQKRGICLKVRVQTPKKPNSGLKKIARVRLSTGRIVSVYIPGIGHNLNTHSIILVRGGRCKDIPGCNYKAIRGVYDLLPVKNRFRGRSKYGVKLSEDKRKHLLERYNFKHITIQKDIDEFNKFKWYNFVDKDKNLRDKPLEPNENTPIDIFHFNTYYRNKKFQKSEEE; encoded by the coding sequence atgaTATCTGCATTAGcaaatacaataaataaGAATGTTGTTTCGTTTTACGTAAGCGGTAATTATTGTAGCCCAATTTCACACTTGCCAAAAACTGGGCTCTTTGGGATATATTCTCATAAGCTATATGTTCAAAGTAATAACAAAAtcgttttaaaaaatgtaaaaaaaataaaaaatgatacgAATAGTATACACAGGCATGAAGAGCTTTGTTCACCTGCTTATATAGGAACCCATTTCAACTCTgaaaatttgaattattatgatcaaaaagaaaataaaacaaattatttaactAAGATAGGATGTGGAAATGCTTATGATAGTAATATAACTTTTGGAATATATCCAATTCTTTCAACTTTTGTTaagtttaataaatttattggAAAATGTCAGTTTagtacaaaaaatataagaggaagaatgttttataaaagaagACCAAAACAAATaccaaaattaaaaaaaaaaaattggagATCAAAATGGTTAGAAGGTGCACCACAAAAAAGAGGTATATGTTTAAAAGTTCGAGTTCAAACACCCAAAAAACCAAATTCaggattaaaaaaaatagcacGTGTTCGATTATCCACAGGAAGAATTGTTTCTGTTTATATACCTGGTATTGGTCATAATTTAAACACACATAGTATTATATTAGTAAGAGGTGGTAGATGTAAAGATATACCTGGATGTAATTATAAAGCTATTCGAGGTGTATATGATTTATTACCagtaaaaaatagattCCGTGGAAGAAGTAAATATGGTGTTAAACTTTCAGAAGATAAAAGAAAACATTTATTAGAACGATATAACTTTAAACATATTACAATACAAAAAGACATTGATGagtttaataaatttaaatggtataattttgtagataaagataaaaatttaagagATAAACCTTTGGAACCTAATGAAAATACACCCATAgatattttccattttaacACATattatagaaataaaaaatttcaaaagTCTGAAGAAGAGTAA